One stretch of Streptomyces hygroscopicus DNA includes these proteins:
- a CDS encoding Crp/Fnr family transcriptional regulator has product MDDVLRRAPLFAALDDEQAAELRASMGEVTLARGDALFHEGDPGDRLYVVTEGKVKLHRTSPDGRENMLAVLGPGELIGELSLFDPGPRTATATALTEVKLLGLGHGDLQPWLNARPEVASALLRAVARRLRKTNDQMSDLVFSDVPGRVARALLDLSRRFGVQSEEGIHVVHDLTQEELAQLVGASRETVNKALADFAGRGWLRLEARAVILLDVERLAKRSR; this is encoded by the coding sequence GTGGACGACGTTCTGCGGCGCGCCCCGCTCTTCGCGGCGCTCGATGACGAGCAGGCCGCTGAGCTGCGCGCCTCCATGGGAGAGGTCACCCTCGCGCGGGGTGACGCGCTCTTCCACGAAGGGGACCCCGGCGATCGCCTGTACGTGGTCACCGAGGGCAAGGTGAAGCTCCACCGCACCTCTCCCGACGGCCGCGAGAACATGCTCGCCGTGCTCGGTCCCGGCGAGCTGATCGGCGAACTGTCGCTTTTCGACCCCGGCCCGCGTACCGCCACCGCCACCGCCCTCACCGAGGTCAAGCTGCTCGGCCTCGGCCACGGCGATCTGCAGCCGTGGCTGAACGCCCGGCCCGAGGTCGCCTCCGCGCTGCTGCGCGCGGTCGCCCGGCGCCTGCGCAAGACCAACGACCAGATGTCCGACCTGGTCTTCTCCGACGTCCCCGGTCGGGTCGCCAGGGCCCTGCTGGACCTGTCGCGCCGCTTCGGCGTGCAGTCGGAGGAGGGCATCCACGTCGTCCACGACCTGACCCAGGAGGAGCTGGCCCAGCTGGTCGGCGCCTCCCGCGAGACCGTCAACAAGGCGCTCGCCGACTTCGCGGGCCGCGGCTGGCTGCGGCTGGAGGCGCGCGCGGTGATCCTGCTGGACGTCGAGCGGCTGGCCAAGCGCTCCCGCTGA
- a CDS encoding beta-lactamase encodes MTYASALPGQPRGGSIGGPATDRAFCVLAPNASPMTLDGTNTWIVAEPDSDLAVVIDPGPLDDAHLKDVIATAERAGRRVALTLLTHGHPDHAEGAARFAELTRTSVRALDPALRLGDEGLGPGDVITTGGLELRVVPTPGHTADSLSFHLPADGAVLTGDTVLGRGTTVVAHPDGRLGDYLDSLRRLRSLTVDDGVDTVLPGHGPVLNDARGVVEYYLAHRANRLAQVETAVEDGHRTPSEVVAHVYADVDRSLWPAAELSVRAQLDYLREHGLI; translated from the coding sequence ATGACGTACGCATCCGCTCTGCCCGGCCAGCCGCGTGGGGGCAGCATCGGCGGCCCGGCCACCGACCGGGCCTTCTGCGTCCTGGCGCCGAACGCCTCGCCCATGACGCTGGACGGCACCAACACCTGGATCGTCGCCGAGCCGGATTCCGACCTCGCCGTCGTCATCGACCCCGGGCCGCTCGACGACGCGCACCTAAAGGACGTCATCGCGACCGCCGAGCGGGCGGGCAGACGGGTCGCGCTGACCCTGCTCACCCATGGCCACCCGGACCACGCGGAGGGCGCGGCGCGCTTCGCCGAGCTGACGCGGACGTCCGTAAGGGCCCTGGATCCGGCGCTGCGGCTGGGGGACGAGGGGCTGGGGCCGGGGGACGTCATAACCACCGGTGGTCTGGAGCTACGGGTGGTGCCCACGCCCGGCCACACCGCCGACTCGCTGTCCTTCCACCTTCCGGCCGATGGCGCGGTCCTTACGGGCGACACGGTGCTCGGGCGGGGCACGACCGTCGTCGCGCATCCGGACGGGCGGCTCGGCGACTATCTGGACTCGCTGCGGCGGCTGCGCTCGCTGACGGTGGACGACGGGGTGGACACCGTCCTGCCGGGCCACGGGCCGGTGCTGAACGACGCCCGGGGCGTCGTGGAGTACTACCTCGCGCATCGCGCCAACCGGCTCGCGCAGGTGGAGACGGCCGTCGAGGACGGCCACCGGACGCCCTCGGAGGTCGTGGCGCATGTGTACGCGGACGTGGACCGGTCCCTGTGGCCGGCGGCGGAGCTGTCGGTACGGGCCCAGCTGGACTATCTGCGCGAGCACGGGCTGATCTGA
- a CDS encoding NUDIX hydrolase, which translates to MSTTNGQWYPPEWPERIRLLSAGELTPVTPRRAATVLLLRDGPDGTDGQDTPQDARDARNGDGEHPPDELDAPERLDTVPEPAEAPEGPETPPEGLRNAAGAADGLAVYMLRRRASMAFAGGAYAYPGGSVDPRDERMVTWAGPSRAQWARRLGLDPSEATQAQAIVCAAVRETFEEAGVLLAGPTPHTVVADTTGDDWEADRAALVARDLSFAEFLDRRGLVLRSDLLGCWARWITPEFEPRRYDTWFFVAALPRGQRTRNASTEADRTVWIRPGDAADGYDRGELLMMPPTIATLRQLAAHGSVADALAAAADRDLTPVLAQARVENGELVLSWPGHDEFTKHIPGATGGPSA; encoded by the coding sequence ATGTCCACTACGAATGGCCAGTGGTATCCACCCGAGTGGCCAGAGCGGATCCGCCTCTTGTCGGCGGGTGAGCTCACACCGGTGACACCGCGCCGGGCCGCCACCGTGCTGCTGCTGCGGGACGGACCGGACGGAACGGACGGGCAGGACACACCACAGGACGCACGGGACGCCCGAAACGGGGACGGGGAGCACCCACCGGACGAGCTCGACGCACCGGAGAGGCTCGACACGGTGCCGGAGCCCGCGGAGGCCCCGGAAGGCCCTGAAACGCCCCCAGAGGGCCTGCGGAACGCGGCGGGAGCGGCCGACGGGCTCGCCGTCTACATGCTGCGCAGACGCGCCTCCATGGCCTTCGCCGGAGGCGCGTACGCCTATCCGGGCGGTTCCGTGGACCCGCGCGACGAGCGGATGGTCACCTGGGCCGGCCCCTCGCGGGCGCAGTGGGCGCGGCGGCTGGGCCTGGACCCGAGCGAGGCGACGCAGGCTCAGGCCATCGTGTGCGCGGCGGTCCGCGAGACCTTCGAGGAGGCGGGGGTCCTGCTGGCGGGCCCGACGCCGCACACCGTGGTCGCGGACACGACGGGGGACGACTGGGAGGCGGACCGCGCGGCGCTGGTCGCCCGGGATCTGTCGTTCGCGGAGTTCCTGGACCGCCGGGGGCTGGTGCTCCGCTCGGATCTGCTGGGCTGCTGGGCGCGCTGGATCACCCCGGAGTTCGAACCGCGCCGCTACGACACCTGGTTCTTCGTGGCTGCGCTGCCGCGGGGGCAGCGCACCCGTAATGCCTCCACGGAGGCGGACCGGACCGTCTGGATCCGCCCGGGCGACGCGGCCGACGGCTACGACCGGGGCGAGCTGCTGATGATGCCGCCCACGATCGCGACGCTGCGCCAGCTCGCGGCCCACGGCTCGGTCGCCGACGCACTGGCCGCGGCGGCGGACCGGGATCTGACGCCGGTCCTGGCCCAGGCGCGGGTGGAAAACGGGGAACTGGTGTTGAGCTGGCCGGGTCATGATGAGTTCACCAAGCACATCCCGGGAGCCACGGGGGGACCCTCCGCATGA
- a CDS encoding LysR family transcriptional regulator, which translates to MAGGTVEGRLAGLGLTLPEVAAPLASYVPALRTGPYVYTSGQLPLVEGKLGVTGKVGAEVTPEEAKELARTCALNALAAVKSVVGDLDRVVRVVKVVGFVASASDFTGQPGVVNGASELLGEALGDAGVHARSAVGVAVLPLDAPVEVEIQVEVAD; encoded by the coding sequence ATGGCCGGCGGCACGGTCGAGGGCAGGCTCGCCGGGCTCGGCCTGACGCTGCCCGAGGTCGCGGCGCCCCTGGCCTCCTATGTGCCCGCGCTGCGCACCGGTCCGTACGTCTACACCTCGGGCCAGCTGCCGCTGGTCGAGGGGAAGCTGGGCGTGACCGGCAAGGTCGGCGCGGAGGTGACCCCGGAGGAGGCCAAGGAGCTGGCGCGCACCTGTGCGCTGAACGCCCTGGCCGCCGTGAAGTCGGTCGTCGGTGACCTCGACCGCGTCGTGCGTGTCGTGAAGGTCGTCGGTTTCGTCGCCTCGGCATCGGACTTCACCGGCCAGCCGGGTGTCGTCAACGGTGCGAGCGAGCTGCTGGGCGAGGCCCTGGGCGACGCGGGCGTGCACGCGCGCAGCGCGGTGGGCGTGGCGGTGCTGCCGCTGGACGCGCCGGTCGAGGTCGAGATCCAGGTCGAGGTCGCCGACTAG
- a CDS encoding ATPase: MSRLHVVSGKGGTGKTTVAAALALALAAEGRRTLLVEVEGRQGIAQLFETEPLPYEERKIATAPGGGEVHALAIDPEFALLDYLHMFYKLGSAGRALKKLGAIDFATTIAPGLRDVLLTGKACEAVRRKGKDGRFVYDSVVMDAPPTGRITRFLNVNDEVAGLARTGPIHNQAQAVMRVLKSPQTAVHMVTLLEEMPVQETADGISELHADGLPTGGVIINMVRPAVLDHEAVEAVANGRRAAVTKALSQAGLGGARRGGMAERLVDPLLEQAREHAERVALERAQRAELTSLGLPLHELELLTDGIDLAGLYRLAVDLRKQWPA, from the coding sequence GTGAGCAGGCTCCATGTCGTCAGCGGTAAGGGCGGAACCGGCAAGACCACGGTCGCCGCCGCACTCGCGCTGGCCCTCGCGGCCGAGGGCAGGCGCACCCTGCTGGTCGAGGTCGAAGGCCGTCAGGGCATCGCACAACTCTTCGAAACGGAGCCGCTGCCCTACGAGGAGCGGAAGATCGCCACCGCGCCGGGCGGCGGGGAGGTGCACGCTCTGGCGATCGACCCAGAGTTCGCACTTCTGGACTACCTCCATATGTTCTACAAGCTGGGCTCGGCCGGACGCGCCCTCAAGAAGCTCGGCGCGATCGACTTCGCGACCACCATCGCCCCGGGGCTGCGGGACGTCCTGCTGACCGGCAAGGCGTGCGAGGCGGTGCGCCGTAAGGGCAAGGACGGCCGCTTCGTCTACGACTCCGTGGTCATGGACGCGCCGCCCACCGGCCGCATCACCCGCTTCCTGAACGTCAACGACGAAGTGGCGGGGCTGGCCCGGACCGGCCCGATACACAACCAGGCACAGGCCGTGATGCGCGTCCTGAAGTCGCCCCAGACGGCGGTCCACATGGTGACCCTGCTGGAGGAGATGCCGGTCCAGGAGACCGCGGACGGCATCTCCGAGCTGCACGCGGACGGACTCCCGACGGGCGGGGTCATCATCAACATGGTGCGGCCCGCGGTCCTCGACCATGAGGCCGTCGAGGCCGTCGCCAACGGGCGGCGCGCGGCCGTCACCAAGGCGCTCTCCCAGGCGGGCCTGGGCGGTGCGCGCCGCGGCGGCATGGCCGAGCGGCTGGTCGACCCGCTGCTGGAGCAGGCGCGGGAGCACGCCGAGCGGGTGGCGCTGGAGCGGGCGCAGCGCGCCGAGCTGACCAGCCTGGGGCTGCCGCTGCACGAGTTGGAGCTGCTCACGGACGGCATCGACCTGGCGGGGCTCTACCGGCTCGCGGTGGATCTGCGCAAGCAGTGGCCGGCGTGA
- a CDS encoding ion-transporting ATPase: MGMDVAPRLDIDVLLDDPQTRIVVCCGSGGVGKTTTAAALGVRAAERGRKVVVLTIDPARRLAQSMGIDALDNIPRRVEGIGDGNGGELHAMMLDMKRTFDEFVEAHADPERARAILANPFYQSLSAGFAGTQEYMAMEKLGQLRARDEWDLVIVDTPPSRSALDFLDAPKRLGSFLDGKFIKLLMAPAKVGGKAGMKFLNVGVSMMTGTVSKVLGGQLMRDVQTFAAAMDTMFGGFRTRAEATYRLLQAPGTAFLVVAAPERDALREAAYFVERLAADQMPLAGLVLNRVHGSGAEQLSAERALAAAEILSLKGDPADPADLDDAPANAAEGSDPAKNDAGAENLADGGFVDPPSGNAQARNPSAADPDVSPTSADTSAERLAAGLLRLHAERMQVLGREQRTHDRFTALHPEVPVAQVAALPGDVHDLAGLRAIGDRLAVPVERTKRAG; this comes from the coding sequence ATGGGCATGGACGTGGCACCCCGGCTGGACATCGATGTCCTGCTGGACGATCCGCAGACCCGCATCGTGGTGTGCTGCGGCTCCGGGGGCGTCGGCAAGACCACCACCGCCGCCGCCCTGGGCGTACGGGCCGCCGAGCGCGGCCGTAAGGTCGTCGTCCTCACCATCGACCCGGCCCGCCGACTCGCCCAGTCCATGGGCATCGACGCGCTCGACAACATCCCGCGCCGGGTGGAGGGCATCGGCGACGGGAACGGCGGCGAACTGCACGCCATGATGCTGGACATGAAGCGGACGTTCGACGAGTTCGTCGAGGCGCACGCCGATCCCGAGCGCGCCCGGGCCATCCTCGCGAACCCCTTCTACCAGTCGCTCTCGGCCGGTTTCGCGGGCACGCAGGAGTACATGGCCATGGAGAAGCTCGGCCAGCTCCGGGCCCGCGACGAATGGGATCTGGTCATCGTCGACACCCCGCCCAGCCGGTCCGCGCTGGACTTCCTGGACGCGCCGAAACGTCTCGGCTCCTTCCTGGACGGGAAGTTCATCAAGCTGCTGATGGCGCCGGCGAAGGTGGGCGGCAAGGCCGGGATGAAGTTCCTGAACGTGGGCGTGTCGATGATGACGGGCACGGTCAGCAAGGTGCTCGGCGGACAGCTGATGCGCGACGTTCAGACGTTTGCTGCCGCGATGGACACCATGTTCGGCGGATTCCGTACTCGCGCGGAGGCCACCTACCGGCTACTGCAGGCTCCCGGTACGGCCTTCCTGGTGGTGGCCGCGCCCGAGCGGGACGCCCTGCGGGAGGCCGCGTACTTCGTCGAACGCCTGGCCGCGGACCAGATGCCGCTGGCCGGGCTGGTGCTGAACCGGGTGCACGGCAGCGGGGCCGAACAGCTCTCGGCGGAACGGGCGTTGGCCGCCGCGGAGATCCTTTCCCTGAAGGGCGACCCCGCGGATCCGGCGGATCTGGACGATGCGCCCGCGAACGCGGCGGAGGGAAGCGATCCGGCCAAGAACGATGCCGGGGCAGAAAATCTTGCCGACGGCGGATTTGTCGATCCCCCCTCAGGGAATGCTCAAGCGCGGAACCCCTCGGCAGCGGACCCCGACGTCTCCCCCACGTCGGCGGACACGTCGGCGGAGCGGCTCGCCGCGGGACTGCTTCGGCTGCACGCGGAGCGTATGCAGGTGCTCGGACGCGAGCAGCGCACACACGACCGCTTCACGGCTCTCCACCCCGAGGTTCCGGTGGCCCAAGTGGCCGCACTCCCTGGCGACGTACACGACTTGGCAGGGCTGCGGGCGATCGGCGATCGCCTCGCGGTCCCAGTGGAACGGACCAAACGCGCGGGCTGA
- a CDS encoding regulatory protein, with the protein MGWVTDWSAQAACRTTDPDELFVQGAAQNRAKAVCTGCPVRTECLADALDNRVEFGVWGGMTERERRALLRRRPTVTSWRRLLETARVEYERSAGILPFDDEDYERFAAVG; encoded by the coding sequence ATGGGCTGGGTAACCGACTGGAGTGCGCAGGCCGCCTGCCGCACTACTGATCCAGATGAACTGTTCGTCCAGGGCGCGGCACAGAACAGGGCCAAAGCGGTCTGCACCGGATGTCCGGTGCGCACCGAGTGCCTTGCGGATGCCTTGGACAACCGCGTGGAGTTCGGCGTGTGGGGAGGGATGACCGAGCGCGAGCGGCGAGCACTGCTGCGCCGCCGGCCGACGGTGACCTCCTGGCGCAGGCTCCTGGAGACCGCGCGCGTCGAGTACGAGCGCAGCGCGGGGATTCTGCCCTTCGACGACGAGGACTATGAGCGCTTCGCCGCGGTCGGATAG
- a CDS encoding penicillin-binding protein, protein MGNTRSSGGLSSAQQAAKFLGVSALAGAVMAGLALPAVGALGLAAKGTVEEFDGIPANLKTPPLSQRTTILDAEGGEIAKVYSRDRTIVKLNDISPYMRQAIVAIEDARFYEHGAVDLKGVLRAVNTNAQGGGVSQGASTLTQQYVKNVFVEEAGDDKEKVAQATRQSIGRKIKELKYAIKVEKELGKKRILENYLNITFFGQQAYGIEAAAQRYFSKPAKDLKLEQAALLAGLVQSPSRYDPVSAPKSAKERRDTVLRRMAQVKDITPAQAAAAQKKPLGLKVSMPRSGCITAVQGAGFFCDYVRETLLNDPAFGKTAEARAKRWTQGGLTIRTTLDPKAQKSVQKSIKAHVYQSDPVATAVTLVEPGTGKVLGMGQSRPYGFGENETQINLSADRSMGGSNYGFQVGSTFKPITAAAAIEQGKKPYQRYSSPYKMAYPSPVTTCKGTWTNDEGATVENENEKEVGPYGMRDATAKSVNTYFVQLISDIGVCPVTQMADKMGVKRADGKEHNQVPSLTLGSEGFSPLTMANAYATFANRGVYCSPVFIESITGPDHKELKVPQSKCSRAMSAKTADTINTLLRGVVEDGTGKQAGLQSRASAGKTGTTDERRAAWFVGYTPNMAGAVWVGGPGTKGVKMENITIGGVPHDKVYGADTPGPIWKDAMSGALDGKPAPNFVKVPINDPNQRKPHDGKKRDDRDHKPGRSNDRGGGNGGQDNPWPDISLPPDLIGGGNGNGGNGNEDGGWNWPR, encoded by the coding sequence ATGGGAAACACGCGCTCGAGCGGCGGGCTGTCCTCCGCTCAACAGGCCGCCAAGTTCCTCGGCGTCAGCGCGCTGGCCGGTGCCGTGATGGCCGGGCTCGCGCTTCCCGCCGTCGGGGCGCTCGGCCTCGCGGCCAAGGGAACGGTCGAGGAGTTCGACGGAATTCCGGCCAATCTCAAGACACCGCCGCTCAGCCAGCGGACGACGATCCTGGACGCCGAGGGCGGGGAGATCGCGAAGGTCTACTCCCGCGACCGGACGATCGTGAAGCTGAACGACATCTCCCCGTATATGCGGCAGGCGATCGTCGCGATCGAGGACGCCCGCTTCTACGAGCACGGGGCGGTCGACCTCAAGGGCGTGCTGCGCGCGGTCAACACCAACGCGCAGGGCGGCGGGGTCTCCCAGGGCGCCTCCACGCTGACCCAGCAGTATGTGAAGAACGTGTTCGTCGAGGAGGCGGGCGACGACAAGGAGAAGGTCGCCCAGGCCACCCGGCAGTCCATAGGCCGCAAGATCAAGGAACTGAAGTACGCGATCAAGGTCGAGAAGGAACTGGGCAAGAAGCGGATCCTCGAGAACTACCTGAACATCACCTTCTTCGGGCAGCAGGCGTACGGCATCGAGGCCGCGGCCCAGCGCTACTTCAGCAAACCCGCCAAGGACCTGAAGCTGGAGCAGGCGGCACTGCTGGCCGGCCTCGTCCAGTCGCCCAGCCGCTACGACCCGGTCAGCGCCCCGAAGTCCGCAAAGGAGCGCCGCGACACCGTTCTGCGGCGGATGGCCCAGGTGAAGGACATCACTCCGGCGCAGGCCGCCGCGGCCCAGAAGAAGCCGCTCGGCCTGAAGGTCAGCATGCCCAGGAGTGGCTGCATCACGGCCGTCCAGGGCGCCGGGTTCTTCTGTGACTACGTCCGCGAGACTCTGCTCAACGACCCGGCCTTCGGCAAGACGGCGGAGGCGCGCGCCAAGCGCTGGACGCAGGGCGGCCTGACGATCCGTACGACGCTCGACCCGAAGGCCCAGAAGTCGGTCCAGAAGTCGATCAAGGCGCATGTCTACCAGTCCGACCCGGTGGCCACCGCCGTGACGCTCGTCGAGCCGGGCACCGGCAAGGTGCTGGGGATGGGCCAGTCCAGGCCGTACGGCTTCGGTGAGAACGAGACCCAGATCAACCTGTCCGCGGACAGGTCCATGGGCGGCTCGAACTACGGCTTCCAGGTCGGTTCCACGTTCAAGCCGATCACCGCGGCGGCCGCGATCGAGCAGGGCAAGAAGCCGTACCAGCGCTACTCCTCGCCGTACAAGATGGCGTATCCGAGCCCGGTCACCACCTGCAAGGGCACCTGGACCAACGACGAGGGCGCGACCGTCGAGAACGAGAACGAGAAGGAAGTCGGCCCGTACGGGATGAGGGACGCGACCGCCAAGTCGGTCAACACCTACTTCGTCCAGCTGATCAGCGACATCGGGGTCTGCCCGGTGACGCAGATGGCCGACAAGATGGGGGTGAAGCGCGCCGACGGCAAGGAGCACAACCAGGTGCCCTCCCTCACCCTCGGCTCCGAGGGCTTCTCGCCGCTGACGATGGCCAACGCCTACGCGACCTTCGCCAACCGCGGTGTCTACTGCTCCCCGGTCTTCATCGAGTCGATCACCGGCCCGGACCACAAGGAGCTCAAGGTCCCGCAGTCGAAGTGCTCCCGCGCGATGTCGGCGAAGACCGCGGACACCATCAACACGCTGCTGCGCGGGGTCGTCGAGGACGGCACCGGCAAGCAGGCCGGCCTCCAGAGCCGTGCGAGCGCCGGTAAGACGGGTACGACGGACGAGCGCAGGGCCGCGTGGTTCGTCGGCTACACCCCGAACATGGCCGGTGCGGTGTGGGTCGGCGGCCCGGGCACCAAGGGCGTCAAGATGGAGAACATCACCATCGGCGGCGTCCCCCACGACAAGGTCTACGGCGCGGACACCCCCGGCCCGATCTGGAAGGACGCGATGAGCGGCGCGCTGGACGGCAAGCCGGCGCCGAACTTCGTGAAGGTCCCGATCAACGACCCGAACCAGCGCAAGCCTCACGACGGCAAGAAGCGGGACGACCGCGACCACAAGCCGGGCCGTAGCAACGACCGCGGCGGTGGCAACGGCGGCCAGGACAACCCGTGGCCGGACATCTCCCTGCCCCCGGACCTGATCGGCGGCGGCAATGGGAATGGCGGCAACGGCAATGAAGACGGCGGCTGGAACTGGCCGCGGTAG